A section of the Leptotrichia buccalis C-1013-b genome encodes:
- a CDS encoding nucleoside hydrolase — MKKEKIILDCDPGHDDAVAIMLAGINPKIELLGITVVAGNQKLEKTVNNALKICNHLNLNIPIYAGMSKPMVREQLTAGNIHGKTGLDGPKFDELKIKAEDKHAVNFIIDTLMNSDEKITLVPIGPLTNIGMAMRFEPKIIEKINRIVLMGGSYQLGNTTPAAEFNILADPEAAHIVFTSGVKLVMMGLDLTRQALATKEVVDKIRTLNNKASRVFVESMEFFTSAQKNIFGLNAPPVHDPTTIAYIIDPECIEVKPMFCEIELWSEKSYGRTICDYFGILKKEPNVDVAVKLDFDRFWNLVYENFKLYDNL, encoded by the coding sequence ATGAAAAAGGAAAAAATAATTTTGGATTGTGATCCTGGGCATGATGATGCCGTAGCAATAATGCTAGCTGGAATAAATCCCAAAATTGAATTGTTAGGAATTACAGTTGTTGCAGGAAATCAGAAACTTGAAAAGACAGTAAACAATGCTCTTAAAATTTGTAATCATTTGAATTTGAATATTCCCATCTATGCTGGAATGTCAAAACCGATGGTAAGAGAACAATTGACAGCTGGCAATATACATGGAAAAACGGGATTAGATGGTCCTAAATTTGACGAATTAAAAATAAAAGCTGAAGATAAACATGCAGTAAATTTTATTATAGATACTTTAATGAATTCAGATGAGAAAATAACGCTTGTTCCTATAGGACCATTAACTAATATTGGAATGGCAATGAGATTTGAGCCTAAAATAATAGAAAAAATTAATAGGATAGTATTAATGGGCGGTTCGTATCAGCTAGGAAATACGACACCAGCAGCAGAATTTAACATTCTTGCAGACCCTGAAGCGGCACATATTGTATTTACTTCAGGAGTAAAACTGGTAATGATGGGACTAGATTTAACAAGGCAGGCTTTGGCAACTAAGGAAGTAGTGGACAAAATAAGAACGCTGAATAACAAAGCATCAAGAGTATTTGTAGAGTCAATGGAATTTTTTACGTCTGCTCAGAAAAATATCTTCGGTTTGAATGCCCCTCCTGTTCATGATCCTACTACTATTGCTTATATAATTGATCCTGAATGCATAGAAGTTAAACCCATGTTCTGTGAAATCGAACTTTGGAGTGAAAAATCGTATGGCAGAACAATATGTGATTATTTTGGGATACTCAAGAAAGAACCAAATGTTGATGTAGCAGTAAAACTTGATTTTGACAGATTCTGGAATCTTGTTTACGAAAATTTCAAATTATACGATAATCTCTAA
- a CDS encoding LacI family DNA-binding transcriptional regulator, with product MKIQDIARLANVSVATVSRVINNNDNVREETKERINRIIKENNYYPNVIARNLSKNENNTIGIIIPDIKNLYFASIMDGIVNEANRRNLNIILGCSNENFELQEKYIELFIEQRVKGIIIAVTQNSYDKIDFFDQTSSKIPLVLIDRKIDKQMPGVFFENFHSVYRVIEKFIKYGKKKIGFLAGPQTISTAKERLEGYKKALKDNGIKYDKKLVLYGDFTLESGYNLGKEILKREIDAIYISNNSMTLGFLKVLKELNINSENIKIATFEDNEIIRFIDEKIVSYNMPFSELAKKSIEILESLLKNDTSDTTVEISL from the coding sequence ATGAAAATACAGGATATAGCGAGACTGGCAAATGTTTCTGTAGCAACTGTCTCAAGAGTAATCAATAATAATGACAATGTAAGAGAAGAAACAAAGGAAAGAATAAATCGGATTATAAAGGAAAATAATTATTATCCCAATGTAATTGCAAGAAATCTTTCTAAAAATGAAAATAATACAATAGGAATAATAATTCCTGATATAAAAAATTTATATTTTGCAAGTATAATGGATGGAATAGTTAATGAAGCAAACAGACGAAACTTAAATATTATTCTAGGATGTTCAAATGAAAATTTTGAATTACAGGAAAAATATATAGAATTATTCATAGAGCAGAGAGTTAAAGGGATAATTATTGCAGTAACTCAAAATTCATATGATAAAATTGATTTTTTTGATCAGACATCTTCAAAAATACCATTAGTACTAATTGACAGAAAAATAGACAAACAGATGCCTGGAGTATTTTTTGAAAATTTTCATTCAGTTTACAGAGTTATAGAAAAATTTATAAAATATGGAAAGAAAAAAATAGGATTTTTAGCGGGACCTCAAACTATAAGTACAGCAAAGGAAAGATTAGAGGGTTACAAAAAAGCCTTAAAAGATAATGGGATTAAGTATGATAAAAAATTAGTACTTTATGGAGATTTCACATTGGAAAGTGGGTATAATCTGGGAAAAGAAATTTTAAAAAGAGAAATAGATGCCATATATATTTCTAATAACTCAATGACATTAGGATTTTTAAAGGTTTTAAAAGAATTAAACATAAATTCTGAAAACATAAAGATTGCAACTTTTGAAGATAATGAAATCATAAGATTTATTGATGAGAAAATAGTGTCTTATAATATGCCTTTTTCAGAATTAGCTAAAAAAAGTATAGAAATATTGGAATCACTGCTAAAAAATGATACTTCAGATACAACAGTTGAAATAAGCCTTTAA
- a CDS encoding OmpA family protein: MKKVLAIILLSLLSIVSCTTAADGTRKVSKTGVGAGIGAAAGAVIGQAIGKDTKGTLIGTAGGAAVGAAIGNIFDRQEKELKDKLKGTGVEVRRTGEGEIKLTAPENITFDLNSYVVKPQFRGTLDSVATVLKTYPDSTIIVSGHTDTSGNDAINNPLSVNRAASVASYLQSQGIASSRMTYRGYGSKMPIASNATEAGRAQNRRVEIAIIANQK; encoded by the coding sequence ATGAAAAAAGTATTGGCAATTATTCTGTTATCTTTATTATCAATCGTTTCTTGTACAACTGCTGCTGATGGGACACGAAAAGTTAGTAAAACTGGAGTTGGTGCTGGAATTGGTGCAGCGGCTGGAGCTGTAATTGGTCAAGCCATAGGAAAGGATACAAAAGGTACATTAATTGGTACAGCTGGAGGAGCAGCTGTTGGAGCGGCTATTGGGAATATTTTTGACAGACAAGAAAAAGAATTAAAAGACAAATTGAAAGGAACTGGTGTAGAAGTAAGAAGAACTGGTGAAGGTGAAATCAAATTAACAGCACCTGAAAATATTACTTTCGACTTAAACAGTTATGTAGTGAAACCACAATTCAGAGGAACATTGGATTCAGTAGCAACTGTATTAAAAACTTATCCTGATTCAACAATTATAGTATCAGGACATACAGATACATCAGGAAATGATGCAATTAACAATCCATTATCTGTAAATAGGGCAGCTTCAGTAGCTTCTTACCTTCAATCACAAGGTATAGCAAGTTCAAGAATGACTTATCGTGGATATGGAAGTAAAATGCCTATCGCAAGTAATGCAACAGAAGCTGGAAGAGCTCAAAATAGAAGAGTAGAAATTGCTATCATTGCAAATCAAAAATAA
- a CDS encoding DUF4431 domain-containing protein, giving the protein MKKIIFFIIFLLLLSCGKKENGDNSRNSSNLSSNNGKIKKSENEKSVEEQIKEMVSIWNEASSNADFDTLEKILGDRIEYYQSSVTKAYYISDQKKFFVKNPVYGQKIKGDIIVTQISNKQVKAEFVKEVTTKKGVKDYPSYLVFENVNGEWKLILESDTISDANIARMRGGNNKVQRQQSTTITSNNQSTYDYGPSVTIVGTLISRKYQTINNSVTDVFFLRLSRPITVVGDAEDSPTETNVQEIQLMGEETRSLFDRDILGKRVQVTGELFHSHTAHHHTEVLIMTSNINFLN; this is encoded by the coding sequence ATGAAAAAAATTATATTTTTCATAATATTTTTATTATTATTATCATGTGGAAAAAAGGAAAATGGTGACAATTCGCGTAATTCAAGCAATTTAAGTAGTAATAATGGAAAGATTAAAAAAAGTGAAAATGAAAAAAGTGTAGAAGAACAGATAAAGGAAATGGTCAGTATTTGGAATGAAGCTTCCAGTAATGCCGATTTTGATACTTTAGAGAAAATTTTAGGAGATAGAATTGAATATTATCAGTCTTCTGTTACAAAAGCCTACTATATTTCCGATCAGAAAAAATTCTTTGTAAAAAATCCTGTTTACGGACAAAAAATTAAAGGCGATATTATTGTTACCCAAATTTCAAATAAGCAGGTAAAAGCTGAATTTGTAAAGGAAGTTACAACTAAAAAAGGCGTAAAGGATTATCCTTCATATTTAGTTTTTGAAAATGTAAACGGAGAATGGAAACTGATTTTAGAAAGTGATACGATTTCTGATGCCAATATTGCAAGAATGAGAGGTGGGAACAACAAAGTTCAGAGACAACAATCTACTACTATAACTTCTAATAATCAGTCGACATATGATTATGGACCTTCAGTTACAATTGTTGGAACGCTTATAAGCAGAAAATATCAAACTATAAATAATTCTGTAACAGATGTGTTCTTTTTAAGATTAAGTAGACCTATTACAGTAGTAGGAGATGCTGAAGATAGCCCGACTGAAACAAATGTACAGGAAATTCAGTTAATGGGAGAGGAAACACGTTCCTTATTCGATAGAGATATTTTAGGAAAAAGAGTGCAGGTTACTGGTGAATTATTTCATTCGCATACAGCACATCATCACACTGAAGTTTTAATTATGACTTCAAATATAAATTTTTTAAATTAA
- a CDS encoding NADH-dependent flavin oxidoreductase, which produces MNEKFNKLFETVKFPNGATVKNRFVMAPMVVNGSSYEGNVGEDDIKYFERRSDSASLLITGATSVTPDGNAFGYGLGLYDDSQVDDWKKLVAAMKSKGNKAIVQIYHPGYQAKFTYKDKGVVYAPSNLNLPFIPYPITAMSKEQVEETIEQFVQATRRAVEAGFDGIEIHGANHYLIQQFFSKTSNTRIDEYGGRIENRAKFALEIVKRVKKYVKENAKNNFIVGYRLSPEEIHNEDVGYLLDDSLYLINEVVRLGVDYIHTSLWGKRAYASKAVLGQCKGQSINKVIKSVIDGRALLIGAGDITSADKILEASEYVDLLALASLIIIDPDTKNKISAGKENEITLDVENKIEDLALPKNFPPIVVAMEGNGSIPQKTLDLLRKMK; this is translated from the coding sequence ATGAACGAAAAATTTAACAAATTATTTGAAACGGTAAAATTTCCTAATGGGGCAACTGTAAAAAATAGATTTGTGATGGCACCAATGGTTGTCAATGGTTCAAGCTATGAAGGAAATGTAGGCGAAGATGATATAAAATATTTTGAAAGACGTTCTGACTCTGCTTCGCTTCTTATTACAGGTGCTACAAGTGTTACTCCAGATGGAAATGCTTTTGGTTATGGGCTGGGATTATATGATGACAGTCAAGTCGATGATTGGAAAAAATTGGTAGCGGCTATGAAATCTAAAGGAAATAAAGCGATAGTTCAAATATATCACCCTGGTTATCAGGCAAAATTTACTTATAAGGACAAAGGCGTAGTTTATGCTCCGAGTAATCTAAATTTACCTTTTATTCCATATCCAATAACAGCGATGTCAAAAGAGCAAGTAGAAGAAACCATTGAACAATTTGTACAAGCAACAAGAAGAGCTGTTGAAGCAGGTTTTGATGGAATAGAAATTCATGGGGCAAATCATTATCTGATACAGCAATTTTTTTCAAAAACTTCCAATACAAGAATAGATGAATATGGAGGACGAATTGAAAATAGGGCAAAATTTGCTCTTGAAATTGTAAAAAGAGTAAAAAAATACGTAAAAGAAAATGCTAAAAATAATTTCATAGTTGGGTATAGACTCTCACCCGAAGAAATTCACAACGAAGACGTTGGTTATTTACTAGACGACAGCCTGTATTTAATCAATGAAGTCGTAAGATTAGGAGTAGACTACATTCACACATCCCTTTGGGGAAAACGTGCCTACGCTAGTAAAGCCGTTTTAGGACAATGTAAAGGGCAATCAATTAACAAAGTTATAAAATCCGTTATTGACGGCAGAGCATTATTAATTGGAGCAGGAGACATAACTAGTGCTGATAAAATCTTAGAAGCTAGCGAATATGTAGATTTACTGGCATTAGCTTCACTAATAATAATAGATCCTGATACAAAAAATAAAATATCCGCAGGAAAAGAAAATGAGATAACACTAGATGTGGAAAATAAAATTGAAGATTTGGCACTTCCGAAAAACTTCCCGCCAATAGTAGTGGCAATGGAAGGGAATGGCTCTATACCGCAGAAAACATTAGATTTATTAAGAAAAATGAAATAA
- a CDS encoding lysozyme inhibitor LprI family protein, which produces MKKKYLITKLIIILILSLVISCQNKNAELEKKIEKLEKENAEILQKQQNIQTSTVQANPENTETKKIEKTSQPKISNYENKVRSRIASYEAARDKVSDEYGWSPEETNANGRLNEKLDDELTKVYNLIMARLSESEKIEFRNKQRQWLKIRTKKVENSNNGEDGNPGMGGRAGANVEIITYQEFTKDRLIEFAKIYDNMN; this is translated from the coding sequence ATGAAAAAGAAATACCTAATTACCAAACTAATAATTATCCTGATACTGTCCTTAGTTATATCTTGTCAGAATAAAAATGCTGAATTAGAGAAAAAAATTGAAAAATTAGAAAAGGAAAATGCTGAAATATTACAAAAACAGCAGAATATTCAGACAAGTACTGTTCAAGCAAATCCTGAAAACACAGAAACAAAAAAAATTGAGAAAACTTCACAACCAAAAATATCAAACTATGAAAATAAAGTAAGAAGCAGAATTGCTAGTTATGAGGCTGCAAGAGATAAAGTAAGTGATGAATATGGATGGAGTCCAGAAGAAACAAATGCAAATGGACGTCTTAATGAAAAATTGGATGATGAACTTACAAAAGTTTACAATTTAATTATGGCAAGATTATCTGAAAGTGAGAAAATAGAGTTCAGAAATAAACAACGACAATGGTTAAAAATTAGAACAAAGAAAGTTGAAAATTCAAATAACGGCGAAGATGGAAATCCTGGAATGGGAGGAAGAGCTGGAGCAAATGTTGAAATAATAACTTATCAAGAATTTACAAAAGACAGATTAATTGAATTTGCAAAAATATATGACAATATGAATTAA
- a CDS encoding autotransporter outer membrane beta-barrel domain-containing protein, which translates to MRKNKKLMLFVISLLAIVSCTEGIKDIRDKIIGKNPTTPVAPIAPNNPGGSNGNGGGNAGNTNPSNPTSPIVSTDARFQKVNLGAIPNSELDIFAYNIAGEKLDIPKTASRNHYEVKDREVGFYLNRSATKPLTIAVPTTMDVKAGGGAMAFFEGNSVYSGNTHFFTDPQEAVKHYLTKLIHNAEKLTFNMEPNSYLFVLKGVEVELSKTDVSDLLAKIPANQRPTINGTDYKLVKFDNSRLFVDKDVNLDDPNDLYNKVDVTNSTFTINSGKTITGTKDNQIGIKGLYGFEYEFVPNDMNYNRGTINMKGSNSIGAYGTASNFNNLGTISVGKNSAAIYWSAESEFDYGLLGPSAPIPHNSARNDGDILLGENSTGMYMDKPYFDNKGFITNLNNGKIESTAGNVIGMWANVRNQKKDPAASDTPQDVIGSVGEINLYGDKSIGIYAGGDGAYNVENQKYFGSTGKIRIGDSSDRNNPSMGMYSDNPNAKMINNGIIEIGKDSIGMAGINGNTLENKGTISITKDGGIGMYLANGSKGTNSGTITTVGTPKDAIGVVVGKDSEFTNNGKIHIESAGGAGIVVAGGIIKNYGDIEVSGGAVRDRVDNTRTIKVLSNKTKPINGDLGVYVDTLGKTKPIEGLSNLGLQSADLLIGAEATEKTNATEVTVGNDVLNPFNRSIQSSGIANWNVKTGSLVWEADSEIKNNKVEKVTLKKQSYAKFADSETSTEVANGLDEKYTGTSADSKDKQVFNYLNTLSDRKALTRTYREINGNQYINVQQRIAQTDDILDNKLSALQKENADKSGHHVSTFFNRDKHEARTPELADSNSSAYGISYLFNNADAKQGIYAGTVINNFKFKDSGKSKENVTMFKLGAYKTFDLNNLEWTLSGDGFVSKNDMKRRFVIGNNIYENKANYNAYGFAIKNELGKTFQVGENVTVKPYAGLKLGYGKFSKIKEKDGTLNMEVKGSNYYSVKPSAGVEVGYSAPITENTKFKASLGLGYEHELGKVESKANEAKFANTSTKINLKGAKYERRGNFKSDVKVGFEAGNFNFTVNGGYDTKDKNAHVGVGLGVSF; encoded by the coding sequence ATGAGAAAAAACAAAAAATTAATGTTATTTGTAATATCACTATTAGCAATTGTAAGCTGTACAGAAGGAATTAAGGATATAAGGGATAAAATTATTGGTAAAAACCCAACAACACCAGTTGCACCTATTGCGCCTAACAATCCAGGAGGATCAAACGGAAACGGAGGAGGAAATGCTGGTAATACTAATCCGTCAAACCCAACTTCTCCTATAGTAAGTACTGACGCAAGATTCCAAAAAGTAAATCTTGGTGCGATTCCTAATTCAGAATTAGACATTTTTGCATATAACATTGCTGGAGAAAAACTGGACATACCTAAAACTGCCAGTAGAAATCATTATGAAGTTAAAGACAGAGAAGTTGGATTTTACTTGAATCGTTCAGCTACAAAACCGCTTACTATAGCTGTTCCAACAACAATGGATGTAAAAGCAGGCGGAGGAGCAATGGCATTTTTTGAAGGAAATAGCGTTTACAGTGGAAACACACACTTTTTTACAGATCCTCAGGAAGCCGTTAAACATTACTTGACAAAACTTATACACAATGCTGAAAAATTGACATTCAATATGGAACCTAATTCATATTTGTTCGTTCTTAAAGGTGTTGAGGTAGAATTATCTAAAACTGATGTTTCAGATCTTCTTGCCAAAATTCCTGCAAATCAAAGACCAACAATTAATGGTACTGACTATAAACTGGTTAAATTTGATAATTCCAGACTTTTTGTAGACAAAGATGTAAACTTGGATGATCCTAACGACTTGTATAATAAAGTAGATGTTACAAATTCTACTTTCACTATTAATTCTGGTAAAACAATTACTGGAACAAAAGACAACCAAATTGGAATTAAAGGATTGTATGGATTTGAATATGAATTTGTTCCAAACGATATGAACTATAACCGTGGTACTATCAATATGAAAGGTAGCAACTCAATCGGAGCATACGGTACTGCGTCAAATTTTAATAACCTTGGAACAATCTCAGTTGGAAAAAATTCAGCTGCAATTTACTGGAGTGCAGAATCTGAATTTGACTATGGACTGCTTGGACCTTCTGCTCCTATTCCGCACAACTCTGCAAGAAACGATGGAGATATTCTCCTTGGGGAAAATTCAACAGGAATGTATATGGACAAGCCTTACTTTGATAACAAAGGATTCATTACAAATTTAAATAATGGAAAAATTGAAAGTACAGCAGGCAATGTAATAGGAATGTGGGCAAATGTCCGTAACCAGAAGAAAGACCCTGCAGCTTCAGATACTCCACAAGATGTAATTGGAAGTGTTGGGGAAATCAATCTTTACGGAGATAAGTCAATCGGAATCTATGCTGGCGGAGATGGTGCCTATAATGTAGAAAATCAAAAATATTTTGGTTCTACTGGAAAAATCAGAATAGGTGATTCATCTGATAGAAACAACCCAAGTATGGGAATGTACAGCGATAATCCAAATGCAAAAATGATAAACAACGGAATTATAGAAATCGGTAAAGATTCAATCGGTATGGCAGGAATCAACGGAAACACTTTAGAAAACAAAGGAACTATCAGCATCACTAAAGATGGCGGTATCGGAATGTACTTGGCAAATGGTTCTAAAGGTACAAACAGCGGTACGATAACAACTGTTGGAACTCCAAAAGATGCAATTGGTGTAGTTGTAGGAAAAGATTCTGAATTCACAAATAATGGTAAAATCCACATCGAATCTGCTGGCGGTGCGGGAATTGTTGTTGCTGGCGGAATAATTAAGAATTATGGAGATATAGAAGTTAGTGGCGGTGCCGTAAGAGACCGTGTAGACAACACAAGAACTATTAAAGTTCTCTCAAATAAAACAAAACCAATTAATGGGGATTTGGGAGTTTACGTAGACACATTAGGAAAAACAAAACCAATTGAAGGTCTTTCAAACTTAGGATTACAAAGTGCTGACTTGTTAATCGGAGCTGAAGCTACTGAAAAAACTAACGCTACTGAAGTTACAGTTGGAAATGATGTACTTAATCCATTTAACAGATCTATTCAATCAAGTGGTATTGCAAACTGGAATGTAAAAACAGGTTCTTTAGTATGGGAAGCTGATTCAGAAATTAAAAATAACAAAGTAGAAAAAGTTACTTTGAAAAAACAATCTTATGCGAAATTTGCAGATAGTGAAACTTCTACAGAAGTAGCTAATGGACTGGATGAAAAATATACTGGAACTAGTGCAGATTCAAAAGATAAGCAAGTATTCAACTACTTAAATACATTGAGCGACAGAAAAGCATTAACAAGAACTTACCGTGAAATTAATGGAAATCAATATATCAATGTTCAACAAAGAATTGCACAGACTGACGATATTTTAGACAATAAACTTTCTGCTTTACAAAAAGAAAATGCTGATAAATCTGGACATCATGTTTCTACTTTCTTTAACAGGGATAAACATGAGGCAAGAACACCAGAATTAGCAGATTCAAACAGTTCAGCTTACGGAATTTCATACTTATTCAATAATGCTGATGCAAAACAGGGAATTTATGCCGGAACAGTTATTAACAACTTCAAATTTAAAGACAGTGGGAAATCAAAAGAAAATGTAACAATGTTTAAATTAGGTGCTTACAAGACATTTGACTTGAATAATCTTGAATGGACTTTAAGCGGAGATGGATTTGTTTCCAAAAACGATATGAAGAGAAGATTTGTAATCGGAAATAATATTTATGAAAACAAGGCTAACTACAATGCTTACGGATTTGCAATTAAGAACGAATTAGGAAAAACTTTCCAAGTTGGAGAAAATGTTACAGTTAAACCTTACGCTGGTCTAAAACTTGGTTATGGTAAATTTTCAAAAATTAAGGAAAAAGACGGAACTTTAAATATGGAAGTTAAAGGAAGCAATTACTATTCTGTAAAACCATCTGCAGGAGTTGAAGTTGGATATTCCGCTCCAATTACAGAAAACACTAAATTCAAAGCATCTTTAGGACTTGGCTATGAACATGAACTAGGAAAAGTTGAAAGCAAGGCAAACGAAGCTAAATTTGCGAACACAAGCACTAAAATTAACTTAAAAGGTGCAAAATACGAAAGACGTGGAAACTTCAAGAGCGACGTAAAAGTAGGATTTGAAGCAGGAAACTTTAATTTCACAGTAAATGGTGGATATGATACGAAAGATAAAAATGCTCATGTTGGTGTGGGACTTGGTGTTTCATTCTAA
- a CDS encoding tRNA dihydrouridine synthase, with protein MKIYTAPMAGITDYSFRKILEKFEPDFLFTEMVNANLLNREDDTTINELLKCDNKEKTGTQIFGGDKNELVSGILKLKNFGFRKININMGCPQPKIVKNGAGSALLENYELVEQVLLETQNIDAKISIKIRVGYKDFDNPEIFLNLANKHNLDFICVHGRTQKQMYSGTANWEIVEKLSKMPRNINFFGNGDLFEPSEIKRKIASCNLDGIILSRGIIGNPWLISQTREFLKTGKINTIQTFDETKSLVLEHLQNIVENKGEKKAVLEINKFLRPYFQKFWDKNLDRNSEIAVIENFFDENLKSKIDKIILEKEILKKIKMIEIL; from the coding sequence ATGAAAATATATACCGCCCCAATGGCTGGCATTACTGATTACTCTTTTAGAAAAATACTTGAAAAATTTGAGCCAGATTTTTTATTCACAGAAATGGTAAATGCAAATCTATTGAATCGTGAGGATGATACTACGATAAACGAGCTTTTGAAGTGTGATAATAAGGAAAAAACTGGCACACAAATTTTTGGTGGAGATAAAAATGAGCTAGTTTCAGGAATTTTAAAACTGAAAAATTTTGGATTTAGAAAAATTAATATAAATATGGGATGTCCACAGCCTAAAATCGTAAAAAATGGGGCTGGTTCGGCACTTCTTGAAAACTATGAACTAGTTGAACAAGTGCTTTTGGAAACGCAGAACATTGATGCTAAAATTTCGATAAAAATACGTGTTGGCTATAAAGATTTTGACAATCCTGAAATATTTTTGAATTTGGCAAATAAGCATAATCTTGATTTTATCTGTGTGCATGGACGTACTCAAAAACAAATGTATTCTGGAACTGCCAACTGGGAAATTGTTGAAAAACTAAGTAAAATGCCAAGAAATATAAATTTTTTTGGAAACGGCGATTTATTTGAACCTTCCGAAATAAAACGAAAAATAGCCTCCTGCAACCTTGACGGCATAATACTTTCACGAGGCATAATCGGCAATCCCTGGCTAATTTCACAAACAAGGGAATTTTTGAAGACTGGTAAAATAAACACTATTCAAACTTTTGATGAAACAAAATCACTTGTTTTGGAACATTTGCAAAATATCGTGGAAAATAAGGGAGAAAAGAAAGCTGTGCTTGAAATAAACAAATTTTTACGTCCATATTTTCAAAAATTTTGGGATAAAAATTTGGATAGAAATAGTGAAATTGCTGTAATTGAAAACTTTTTTGATGAAAATTTAAAAAGCAAAATTGATAAAATTATTTTGGAAAAAGAAATTTTGAAAAAGATAAAGATGATTGAAATATTATAA
- a CDS encoding YhcH/YjgK/YiaL family protein, whose product MIFTNMNDEVQNKSLAKDIQFCIEYAKKNENKILSLVHGSYDVEYNDIKMNVGKYFTKEENEKFWESHKKYLDVQIMINGTERVAIGNIQNMNEKSFDFEKDLVILKGEKAFDIIMKKGDVLVLFPNDVHKPELNISENNDSENMRRIVTKVVFKIEINKINI is encoded by the coding sequence ATGATTTTTACAAATATGAATGATGAAGTACAAAACAAAAGTTTGGCAAAGGATATTCAATTTTGTATTGAATATGCGAAAAAAAATGAGAACAAAATTTTATCACTTGTACATGGAAGTTATGATGTGGAATACAATGATATTAAGATGAATGTTGGAAAATATTTTACAAAAGAGGAAAACGAGAAATTCTGGGAGAGTCATAAAAAATATCTAGATGTACAAATTATGATTAATGGAACTGAAAGAGTTGCAATTGGTAATATTCAAAATATGAATGAAAAAAGTTTTGATTTTGAAAAAGATTTAGTAATTCTAAAAGGAGAAAAAGCATTTGATATAATTATGAAAAAGGGAGATGTGCTTGTACTTTTTCCAAATGATGTACACAAGCCTGAACTTAATATTTCTGAAAATAATGATTCTGAAAATATGAGAAGAATTGTTACAAAGGTTGTTTTTAAAATTGAAATTAATAAGATAAATATTTAA